Below is a window of Vibrio sp. SS-MA-C1-2 DNA.
TTCGTCTGATACATCATATTGCGCTTGAATATCCAAGTAATAGTTACTTGGGATCTTCAATTGATAGATGGGAGACAGCTTCTTAACCGCTTTGAAAATATCATCACAGGCAATTGCAATTTGGTTAATGCTGGCACCATTTGACTCATTGATGAAACGTTGAGTGCTTGTCTTTTTCGCATTGGTGCTATTTAAAGCAATCTTTACTTTATCGTTTGGACTTTTTATTGTTTGGCTAGTAATTAAACCATTAATGTCGGGAAGATCAAAACTTTCTTCTGGAGTAAAACCAAAAATAGATTTATAAAAGAACAGATTTGATAAGAAATCAGCAGGTGCAACAACCTGTCCCATATGGTCAATATGGCTAAAGTTTGCATCACTATTTTGTTCTGCAACTCTTTCGAAATCAACTTCATAAAAAGTATGAGATTCAATACCATTAAATAGGCTAATCATAAGATTATTGGCACTTTTTAATGTAGGAATAGCGAGCTCATTCTGTTGTCGTGTTTGTGCAATAGTTGAACCGTTATAACGGATTGCAAGATCCTTCAAAGCTGAGACATTAGAAGTCACTAAACCTAAACCACAAACTGACTCGCCGTGCTCCTGTAGATGTAACCCTGCAGGGCTATTCTTTTCATAATTGAAAATAAAATTAATCTCACCAACTTGGTAAAGATCAACATCTTTACTTTTATGTTGGTGAGTTTTACAAAAACCAAGAGACTCAAGTACATCCGTAAATGGATTGTTTAGACGATCATGGGCTGCAAACTCGACAAAACTAACTCCTTCAGCAACCGGCGGTATTACGTCTTTATTTGTCTGATCTTCTAACCATTTTAGCGATCGAATACCATCGACTGCTTTTTTAATTGGTGACGATGAGCGGAACTCATCATTAAAGACTTCATGAGAGAGGTAATCATTAAAACCTTTATCCTTGAGTGCCTGTACGAATTCAATAACAGGAAAATCACCTTGACCAGGGAAGCAGCGGTAATGGCGACTATACTGCAAAATATCCATTTGCATTTTAGGCGCATCGGCAACTTGAACAAGTGCAATTTTTTCAACCGGGATCTCATTTTTTAGCGTGTCTAAAGTATTTCCGCGAGCAAACATGTGGAAAGTATCGAGTACGATACCAAGATTGTCGTGGTCAACCATATTAACGAGCTTCCATGCATCATCATAGTCAGCAATGTGACGACCCCAAGCAAGTGCTTCATAGCCAAGTTGAACGCCTTCTCGTTTAGCTAACTCAGCAATTTTATGAAGATCATCAGCACACTGGTGAAGGTCAGGTGATGAATAAGGCTGAGTATTACTACACATCATTAGGCGTTGAGTCCCTAATTGGTGAGCAAGTTCAATTTTCTTTTCTAACATATGGAATTTTTTTTCACGTAAACCGTCAGGCATACCCTCCATATCTCTAACCGGTTGAAGAACCAATATTTCAAGACCTAAACTGTCTGCAATACGACGTACGTCAGCAGCAGATCCTCGGTATTGTGTGAGATCATTTTCAAAAATTTCGATAGCATGAAATCCAGCTTTTGCTGCGGCATGCATTTTTTGTTCAAGGGTGCCAGAGAGGCAGACTGTTGCAATAGAATACTTCATATCAAACGCCTTTTAGTCTAATAATGGTGTAATATCACGCACTGGTGTGTATTGCTCTGACTCACAAGCATCGATAATTGCATCAATAACCAATAAATTTTGAAGTCCATCCCATACGCTGACTGTTGGTTCTGTTTCGTCACCACGAATAATGGCACAAAAGTGATTTAACTGACGTGCTAATGGATCTTCGCGAGTTAACTCTACTTGCTTTTCTTCCATTGCATTCCACCAAGAAGGTGTGACATCTTGATTAAAACTTTTAACTTGCATTGTAGGAATCGAAAGTGAACCATTTGTTCCTGCAATGTGATAACAATCTTCTTGATTATAAGTCGCGTAACTTTTATTTTCTTGGGATGTCTGCTCCCAACTACGAGGGCTTGAGGTTGCATCTGATAAAATAAAACTTCCGATTGCACCACTAGCAAAGCGCAATGTCATTGCTACGCTGTCTTCTACTTCAAACTGACGAGTATTATTAGAGCTAACAGCCTGAACACCAATAATCTCTCCCATCAGATGACGAAGATTGCCAATTTCATGAATCATATTGATTAAAATAGGGCCACCACCTTTTACTTTACGCCAAGGCCCTTCATCAAAATAATAGTCAGGTTTGTAGAAAGATGCGCTACCCATAATGGTGACCAGTTTACCCAACTCACCACTTTGGATAATTTCTTTCGACGTCTCAAGTAGTGGACTATAAGCTCGGTGATGACCAACAAGCAATTTACTCTTTTCACGTTGTGAATGTTTAAGGAGTTCAATTGCGTCATCAATTGAATCAGTGACTGGCTTTTCAATAATTGCAGGTACATCAGCTTCAATACAGGCATGAGCTTGCATAGCATGTAATTTATTAGGCGTCGCAAGGATGATTCCATCTGGTTTATCCGCAGAAAAAAGAGCATCCAAATCGTGATAAAGTGCAACACCTAGCTCTTTAGCGTAATCTTTTGCTGCTGGAGAAGGGTCAACAATAGAGGCGAGTTCACATTGCTCATTTTCAATAACAAGCTTAATGTGAGTTTTTCCGATAAGGCCAGCGCCGGCCACTGATATTCTAACTTTGTCCATGTCTAAATACCTATTACTGTTATAAAGGTGAAGATAAAAGAAATACAACAACGGAAAGGGTTATTCCTGAACATAACGTTGCTGTAATTAATGTGTTTGCGCAGAATTTTTCTTGACCATAGTTAGCACCCAAAACAGGGTAAATAGTTAACATTGGTGCAGCACAAAAAATAATCAGCGCATATTGTAAATTTTGTTCTAAATAAATATATTGAGTTAATAAAAGTGCGATCAGAGGGAAAAGTAAAAGCTTAACGCTGATCACTGAAAAAACTCGTCTTTTTTGGTCAAATTTTGGTGAATTAGCCAATGCTCCACCGATAACAAATAAAGCTAACGCGATAGCACTTTTAGAGAGTAAGGATAATGTCTCTTGTATTGCTAAAGGCAATTGAATACCTAATAAATTAATCGTGATTGAAAAAATAATCGTGACGATTAATGGGTTCTTAATTAATTTTTTAATAATGATGTTTATTTGATTAAATAACGATGTTTTAGTCCCTGAAACTGACTCTAATAAGATCAAGCAGAGAGGGATGAACAATAAGTTTTCGACAATAACGGCCATAATAAAGGCTTGGATATAAACATCATTAACCACTGATAGTGCAATAGGAAAACCAATGAATGCGCTATTCGGCATCCCACTTCCTAACGCATTAATATAAGCATCTTTCCACGATGTTTTTAATAAGCGCCGGGCAATGAGTAAAGCAATTAAAATACAACTTAAGCCGCTTAATGCATAGATCAAAAGAAAGTTTAGATTAATTGCACTGTCTAATTTAAGTTGTGAAACGTTATTAAAAATGACTGCTGGCATGGCAATATAAAGAACAAAGCGACTTAACTCTTTATGAAACGAAACGGTAAAGAATTGTTTCTTTATTGCGATATATCCCAAACCAACAGCTAGCATTAAAGGTAGAAGTATATTAAATACAGTCACCTTAATGATTCCTTATCTAATAGCCAAATAAGTTCGGTAAGAACAGGACACTTTGAGGCACAAAAGTAATAAAGAACAATACCAATACTTCAAGTAAAAACAGTGGCATGACTTGACGAGATATCGCAGCAATACCAACTTTCGAAATACTATTCGCGACAAATAGACAGATACCCATTGGTGGTGTAATCAAACCAATCATTAAGTTAAATATAACCACGATACCAAAATGGACCGGGTCAATACCAAAACTCATTGCAATTGGATGAAAAATTGGAATCAAGATTAGCATTGCTGCAATTCCTTCCAATACCAGGCCAACGGCAAGTAAGATTAAGTTCACCATAATTAAAAACATCACAGGATCTGAAATTGTGCTTAAAATTTGTTGGCTAATAAATTGTGGTACACGAGAAAACGTTAGTATCCAGTTTGCAACAGAGATAACAGCAATCAAAATAAGTACTATCGATGAATCACGCATCGAACGCACAAATACTTCAGGTAAGTCGCTAATTTTTAATGTTTTATAGACAAACATACCGACTGTTAGTGCATAAAATGCAGCAAATGCAGCAGCCTCAGTTGGGGTTACAATACCAAATAGAATAGAACCCAAAATAAACAATGGCATTGTGAGTGGAATAAACGCCTT
It encodes the following:
- a CDS encoding TRAP transporter large permease, whose translation is MPSIFLMGSMLFIGLPLVFSIILAMSFYVSSTPISISLISQRIFSGLDSFSILAIPLFVLAGELMNKSGITGRIIDFANSLVGHFRGGLAQVNIWSSVMFAGISGSAVADTSALGRVFIPQMEKEGYSKEFSSALTAASSVIGPMIPPSIPVIIYALIASGVSVPALFLAGIVPGVLSAIALSIFVYFYATRHNIKSQVVRTSRRKALVKAFIPLTMPLFILGSILFGIVTPTEAAAFAAFYALTVGMFVYKTLKISDLPEVFVRSMRDSSIVLILIAVISVANWILTFSRVPQFISQQILSTISDPVMFLIMVNLILLAVGLVLEGIAAMLILIPIFHPIAMSFGIDPVHFGIVVIFNLMIGLITPPMGICLFVANSISKVGIAAISRQVMPLFLLEVLVLFFITFVPQSVLFLPNLFGY
- a CDS encoding Gfo/Idh/MocA family protein, yielding MDKVRISVAGAGLIGKTHIKLVIENEQCELASIVDPSPAAKDYAKELGVALYHDLDALFSADKPDGIILATPNKLHAMQAHACIEADVPAIIEKPVTDSIDDAIELLKHSQREKSKLLVGHHRAYSPLLETSKEIIQSGELGKLVTIMGSASFYKPDYYFDEGPWRKVKGGGPILINMIHEIGNLRHLMGEIIGVQAVSSNNTRQFEVEDSVAMTLRFASGAIGSFILSDATSSPRSWEQTSQENKSYATYNQEDCYHIAGTNGSLSIPTMQVKSFNQDVTPSWWNAMEEKQVELTREDPLARQLNHFCAIIRGDETEPTVSVWDGLQNLLVIDAIIDACESEQYTPVRDITPLLD
- a CDS encoding AEC family transporter; amino-acid sequence: MTVFNILLPLMLAVGLGYIAIKKQFFTVSFHKELSRFVLYIAMPAVIFNNVSQLKLDSAINLNFLLIYALSGLSCILIALLIARRLLKTSWKDAYINALGSGMPNSAFIGFPIALSVVNDVYIQAFIMAVIVENLLFIPLCLILLESVSGTKTSLFNQINIIIKKLIKNPLIVTIIFSITINLLGIQLPLAIQETLSLLSKSAIALALFVIGGALANSPKFDQKRRVFSVISVKLLLFPLIALLLTQYIYLEQNLQYALIIFCAAPMLTIYPVLGANYGQEKFCANTLITATLCSGITLSVVVFLLSSPL
- a CDS encoding bifunctional sugar phosphate isomerase/epimerase/4-hydroxyphenylpyruvate dioxygenase family protein, with the protein product MKYSIATVCLSGTLEQKMHAAAKAGFHAIEIFENDLTQYRGSAADVRRIADSLGLEILVLQPVRDMEGMPDGLREKKFHMLEKKIELAHQLGTQRLMMCSNTQPYSSPDLHQCADDLHKIAELAKREGVQLGYEALAWGRHIADYDDAWKLVNMVDHDNLGIVLDTFHMFARGNTLDTLKNEIPVEKIALVQVADAPKMQMDILQYSRHYRCFPGQGDFPVIEFVQALKDKGFNDYLSHEVFNDEFRSSSPIKKAVDGIRSLKWLEDQTNKDVIPPVAEGVSFVEFAAHDRLNNPFTDVLESLGFCKTHQHKSKDVDLYQVGEINFIFNYEKNSPAGLHLQEHGESVCGLGLVTSNVSALKDLAIRYNGSTIAQTRQQNELAIPTLKSANNLMISLFNGIESHTFYEVDFERVAEQNSDANFSHIDHMGQVVAPADFLSNLFFYKSIFGFTPEESFDLPDINGLITSQTIKSPNDKVKIALNSTNAKKTSTQRFINESNGASINQIAIACDDIFKAVKKLSPIYQLKIPSNYYLDIQAQYDVSDELIAKLQQNNILYAEDDKGSFFHFYTKEMNGLFFEVVQRIGEYNKYGETNAFIRLAAQASAY